The Neisseria animaloris genome segment AAATTCTTCGTAAATCACATCGTCCATACGGCTGCCGGTTTCTACCAAAGCAGTGGCGATAATGGTAAGCGAACCACCCTCTTCCACATTCCGTGCAGCACCGAAAAATCGTTTCGGACGGTGCAGCGCATTGGCATCGACACCGCCGGTCAGGATTTTGCCGGAAGCCGGCACCACGGTATTGTAAGCGCGCGCCAAACGGGTAATCGAATCGAGCAGAATCACCACGTCTTTTTTATGCTCAACCATGCGTTTGGCTTTTTCCAACACCATTTCAGCAACCTGCACATGGCGGGTGGCCGGTTCGTCAAATGTGGACGATACCACTTCACCACGCACGCTGCGCGACATTTCAGTTACTTCTTCGGGACGTTCGTCAATCAGCAAAACAATCAGTTCGACTTCGGGATAGTTGGCGGTAACGGCATGAGCGATGTTTTGCAGCATCACGGTTTTACCCGTTTTCGGCGGAGCGACAAGCAAAGCGCGCTGACCGCGGCCGATGGGGGAAACTAAATCAATGGCGCGGCTGGTGATGTTTTCTTCGGCTTTGATGTCGCGCTCGAGTTTGAGTTGTTTGGTGGGGAAAAGCGGAGTGAGGTTTTCAAAGAGGATTTTGTGTTTGCAAACTTCCGGATTATCACCGTTGATGCTGTCCAAACGCACGAGAGCAAAATAGCGTTCGTTGTCCTTGGGTACGCGCACGCTGCCTTCGATGGTGTCGCCGGTGTGCAGGTTGAAGCGGCGGATTTGGCTGGGTGAAACATAAATATCGTCAGGACCGGCCAGATAAGAAGTATCGGCACTGCGTAAGAAACCGAAGCCGTCGGGCAAAATTTCCAATGTGCCGGAGCAAGTGAAGGATTCGCCCTGCTTCATCAGTTGGCGCACAATGGCAAATACTAGGTCTTGTTTGCGCAGACGGTTGGCATTTTCAATGCCATGTTGTTCTGCCATTTCCAAAAGTTTGGAAATGTGCTGGGTTTGTAGTTCAGAAACATGCATGATAGATAATAAATTGATATGTGGTGGTTGATTTGGATCACGGCGGTAAAGGCCGTCTGAAAATATCCTGAAAGTAAAAGATAACGGATATTGGAAATGGTTTTGCCGGATGGCAGTTTGAACGACAAGGTGCTTGTCGGAAAGGAATTGTATGGAGTCGTACAAATAGTGTCAAATGTATTCGATAAAAGGTGTCAAACCGCTCCTAACTGTTTACAGAGACCGCCTGAAAAATATTTCCGTTTTTTCAGACGGCCTTGAAACGTTCACAATAACAAATGCTTACGCTTTAGCCTGCCAAGTATCCTTCAAAGTAACCGTGCGGTTGAATACCGGCTTTTCTTTGCTGTGGTCGTAGCGGTCGGTAACGAAGTAACCTAAGCGTTCAAATTGCCAGCGGCTTTCATGATCCAGGGTGTTGACCACCGGCTCGGCGTAAGCGGTGATTTCTTTCATAGATTCGGGGTTCAGGAAATCGGTAAACGGCAGGTATTCGCCGTCTCCGCCGCGAACGGCATCGGGGCGCGGCTCGGTAAACAGGCGGTCGTACAGGCGCACTTGCACCGGCACGGCATGTTCGGCAGAAAGCCAGTGGATCACGCCTTTTACTTTGCGGCCTTCAGGCTTTTTACCCAAAGTATCGTGGTCGATACTGCATTTGAGTTCGATGACGTTGCCGTTTTCGTCTTTCACCACTTCGTCGCACTTAATCACATAGCTGTAACGCAGGCGCACTTCGCCGCCTAAAGTCAAACGCTGCCAGCCTTTAGGCGGATTTTCGCTGAAATCGTCGGCTTCG includes the following:
- the rho gene encoding transcription termination factor Rho, with protein sequence MHVSELQTQHISKLLEMAEQHGIENANRLRKQDLVFAIVRQLMKQGESFTCSGTLEILPDGFGFLRSADTSYLAGPDDIYVSPSQIRRFNLHTGDTIEGSVRVPKDNERYFALVRLDSINGDNPEVCKHKILFENLTPLFPTKQLKLERDIKAEENITSRAIDLVSPIGRGQRALLVAPPKTGKTVMLQNIAHAVTANYPEVELIVLLIDERPEEVTEMSRSVRGEVVSSTFDEPATRHVQVAEMVLEKAKRMVEHKKDVVILLDSITRLARAYNTVVPASGKILTGGVDANALHRPKRFFGAARNVEEGGSLTIIATALVETGSRMDDVIYEEFKGTGNMELHLDRRMAEKRLFPAININKSGTRREELLVPNDQLQRMWLLRKFLHPMDEIEATEFLVGKLKDSKDNNDFFELMRGK